In Sardina pilchardus chromosome 8, fSarPil1.1, whole genome shotgun sequence, a genomic segment contains:
- the LOC134088433 gene encoding gamma-glutamyl hydrolase: protein MERLGHLLFLSALSVSLARPAMELRPSAPVNERPIIGILTQEVSDDDMRPFGKTYIPASYVKYIESAGSRVMPIRLNLTQAEYEKIFAEINGLLFIGGAVNLVESDYARTATFFYKLAVKANDAGDFFPLWGTCMGFQLLTVLVAGEDLLTNTTAENIAMPLNLTPEAQSSRMFEGFPPDLLRALAQEPLTGNFHHYGVTEKVFQENAPLREFFSVLSTNVAEDGSVFVSTMEGRQYPFYGVQWHPEVNRFQWNPKYHFPHSVNAVRLSTLLADFFVNEGRKSSHHFANPEDENAALIYNYSPVYTANFTGYQQAYFF, encoded by the exons ATGGAGCGATTGGGACACCTACTTTTTCTCTCTGCGCTGAGTGTGAGTTTAGCACGACCGGCGATGGAACTACGTCCAAGCGCGCCCGTTAATGAGCGGCCAATTATCG GGATTTTGACCCAAGAGGTGTCTGATGATGACATGAGACCATTTGGGAAAACATACATTCCTGCCTCTTATGTGAAGTACATCGAGTCAGCAGGGAGCCGAGTGATGCCAATCAG GTTGAACCTGACCCAAGCTGAATATGAGAAAATCTTCGCGGAAATAAACGG CCTGCTGTTCATTGGAGGAGCAGTGAATCTGGTGGAATCAGACTATGCCCGGACTGCAACGTTTTTTTACAAGCTTgctgtaaag GCCAATGACGCGGGGGACTTCTTCCCGCTGTGGGGGACCTGCATGGGGTTCCAGCTGCTCACAGTCCTGGTGGCCGGAGAGGACCTGCTGACCAACACCACCGCAGAGAACATCGCCATGCCGCTCAATCTGACCCCAG AGGCCCAGTCCAGCCGCATGTTTGAGGGCTTCCCTCCGGACCTCCTCAGGGCTCTGGCCCAGGAACCTCTCACCGGAAACTTCCATCACTACGGAGTAACGGAGAAG gTGTTCCAGGAGAATGCGCCACTGAGGGAGTTCTTCTCCGTGTTGTCCACAAACGTCGCCGAGGACGGATCGGTCTTTGTGTCCACCATGGAAG GACGCCAGTACCCCTTCTACGGCGTCCAGTGGCATCCAGAGGTCAACCGCTTTCAGTGGAACCCCAAGTACCACTTCCCCCACTCCGTCAACGCCGTCCGACTCTCAACGCTGCTCGCAGACTTCTTTGTCAACGAag GCAGGAAGAGTTCTCATCACTTTGCCAACCCGGAGGACGAAAACGCGGCTTTGATCTACAACTATAGCCCTGTTTACACCGCCAACTTTACCGGATACCAACAAGCCTATTTCTTCTGA
- the LOC134088431 gene encoding carnitine O-acetyltransferase-like gives MLTLLTRTMTQAGRAKPALLARPVVGAQEWTRAIVQAEGLPKMPVPPLQQTCERYLAVLEPLLCPEEMEHTRKLVNDFLTSGVGHRLQKGLERRASKMDNWLTDWWMQSAYLDSRMPVAVYTSPGVVLPRMHFQDRQGQMRFAAKLIAGVLSFKKMLDNETLAVQHMGGKPLCMDQYYHVLSSCRIPGPKRDSVANYAINMTPPTHITVVHNFQFFILDVYTSDGTPLTVDQLYIQLEKIWNTSLQTNKEPIGILTSQHRNTWGKAYNNLIKDKTNKESVRAIQKSIFTVCLDAPLPSVSDQLYYSRVAAQMLHGGGSRWNSGNRWFDKTLQFIIGEDGACGVVYEHAPTEGPPIMYLVDYVVEYMKRSPIQMGRTPMIPLPMPHKLRFNITPEIKKDIEKAKQNMNIMVHDLDVRAFVFEEFGKDVLKENKMSPDGFIQMAMQLAYYRMYKECCSTYESSSLRMFKLGRTETIRSTSVDSFAFVKAMDDPAKQTSDKVALLVKAIKSHRIFADQAIHGQAIDRHLLGLKMIAIEDLTSLPELFMDTAYAVAMHYNLYTSQVGSKTDCVMCLGPIVPDGYAVCYNPMASHINLSITAFNSCEETNATKYGRSLEEALQDMRKML, from the exons ATGCTGACTCTTCTAACCAGAACGATG accCAGGCGGGTCGGGCGAAGCCTGCTCTGCTGGCGCGCCCGGTGGTGGGTGCTCAGGAGTGGACGCGGGCGATCGTCCAGGCGGAGGGGCTGCCCAAGATGCCCGTGCCGCCGCTGCAGCAGACGTGCGAGCGCTACCTGGCCGTGCTGGAGCCGCTGCTCTGCCCCGAGGAGATGGAACACACGCGCAAACTGGTCAACGACTTCCTCACGTCCGGCGTCGGACACCGCCTGCAGAAGGGACTGGAGAGACGCGCCAGCAAGATGGACAACTGG ctgacagaTTGGTGGATGCAGTCGGCCTACCTGGACTCACGCATGCCCGTGGCCGTGTACACCAGCCCAGGTGTGGTCCTACCCAGAATGCACTTCCAGGATCGGCAAGGGCAAATgag gTTTGCAGCTAAGCTGATAGCTGGGGTGCTCTCTTTCAAGAAGATGCTGGACAA TGAGACGCTGGCGGTGCAGCACATGGGCGGTAAGCCGCTGTGTATGGACCAGTACTACCACGTGCTGTCGTCCTGCCGCATCCCCGGCCCCAAGAGGGACAGCGTCGCCAACTACGCCATCAACATGACTCCGCCCACTCACATCACCGTGGTGCACAACTTCCAG TTCTTCATCCTGGACGTGTACACCAGTGACGGCACGCCCCTGACGGTGGATCAGCTGTACATCCAGCTGGAGAAGATCTGGAACACGTCCCTGCAGACCAACAAGGAGCCCATCGGCATCCTCACCTCCCAGCACCGCAACACCTGGGGAAAGGCCTACAACAACCTCAtcaagg ATAAGACTAATAAGGAGTCAGTGCGGGCGATCCAGAAGAGCATATTCACAGTGTGCTTGGACGCCCCGTTGCCCAGCGTGTCTGACCAGCTGTACTACAGCCGCGTGGCCGCCCAGATGCTGCACGGCGGGGGCAGCCGCTGGAACAGTGGCAACCGCTGGTTTGATAAGACCCTGCAG TTCATCATTGGAGAGGACGGTGCCTGTGGAGTCGTCTATGAGCATGCTCCAACAGAGGGTCCTCCCATCATGTATCTGGTGGATTACGTGGTCGAGTACAT GAAGAGGTCTCCGATCCAGATGGGCCGCACTCCCATGATCCCGCTGCCGATGCCTcacaagctccgcttcaacatCACGCCCGAGATCAAGAAGGACATCGAGAAGGCCAAGCAGAACATGAACAT cATGGTCCATGATCTGGACGTCAGGGCGTTTGTGTTTGAGGAGTTTGGGAAAGACGTCCTTAAAGAGAACAAGATGAGTCCAGATGGCTTCATCCAGATGGCCATGCAGCTGGCCTACTACAG AATGTACAAGGAGTGCTGCTCCACGTATGAGAGCTCGTCCCTGAGGATGTTCAAGCTGGGCCGAACGGAAACCATCCGCTCCACCTCCGTAGACTCGTTCGCCTTCGTTAAGGCCATGGACGACCCAGCCAAACAG accTCTGACAAAGTGGCCCTACTGGTGAAGGCCATCAAATCGCACAGAATCTTTGCTGACCAg gcTATCCATGGGCAGGCCATTGACCGGCACCTGTTGGGTCTGAAGATGATAGCCATTGAGGACCTCACCTCCCTCCCTGAGCTCTTTATGGACACGGCCTACGCTGTGGCTATGCACTACAACCTCTATaccagtcag GTGGGCTCTAAGACGGACTGTGTGATGTGCCTGGGCCCCATCGTGCCCGACGGCTACGCCGTCTGCTACAACCCCATGGCCAGCCACATCAACCTCTCCATCACCGCCTTCAACAGCTGCGAGGAGACCAACGCCACCAAGTACGGCCGGTCACTGGAGGAGGCGCTGCAGGACATGAGGAAGATGCTGTAG